The following proteins come from a genomic window of Populus nigra chromosome 6, ddPopNigr1.1, whole genome shotgun sequence:
- the LOC133695877 gene encoding uncharacterized protein LOC133695877, whose protein sequence is MARQAADRLVKIGQEGFAAIEEHFGRAKRRPPVMKVPYAHPTYYYVPATEVIDSNEAAQRYKGRVYLDYPKGKPVPF, encoded by the coding sequence ATGGCACGTCAGGCAGCTGATCGTCTTGTTAAGATTGGGCAGGAGGGTTTTGCAGCCATTGAAGAGCACTTCGGCCGGGCCAAGAGGCGGCCACCAGTTATGAAGGTTCCCTATGCTCATCCCACATATTACTATGTTCCTGCAACAGAAGTTATCGACAGCAACGAGGCAGCTCAACGCTACAAGGGGAGGGTTTATCTCGATTATCCTAAGGGGAAACCAGTTCCATTTTAA